A window of Paracoccus albus genomic DNA:
CTACAAAATCTCAGTTTTCGCACTTCTGAATGTAGCGTTCTGGCCCCTACCCCGCAAGCGCAAAGCGATTCGCGGGCCCTAGATTTTTTGTCTTCGTGGACATTTTCATGGAGTACACACCAATCTCGCCGTTTATGCGGCCGATTTCCCACGCCCATTTGCGCGTCATTGAGCGACCCGAGGCATCTGTTCCAGCCAGACCCGTTAACAAGTGGGAACTCCTGCGCGAGCTCTCCAAGGCGCAAGCGGCCTTTGGGGTCTCGGAACGTGATCTGACGGTTTTGCAGGGGCTCCTCAGCTTCTTTCCGGACGATGCGCTTGGCGGGAACGCCGAGATGGTCGTCTTCCCCTCGAACAAGGCGATCTGTGAGCGCCTGAATGGTATGCCCTGCTCCACGATGCGTCGTCACCTCGCGCGTCTTGTCGAGGCTGGCTTGCTCCAGCGGCGTGATAGCCCCAATGGGAAGCGTTACGTCCGCAAGCACGGCGAAGATCGCGTTGCCTTTGGCTTCGATCTTTCCCCGCTCTACTGTCAGTCCGAGGAGATCGCACGGGCCGCAGAGGCCGTACGTGAGGGTGAGGAGCGCGTCAGGCGCCTGAGAGAGGTCGTAAGCCTCATGCGACGCGATCTCGCGGCCCTCGCCGAGTTCGGAGACGAGATACAACCCGGCCTAGGCTTCTGGGATCAGCTTCGCGACAAGGCTGCACTCACAGCCCGCGCGCTTCGCCGCAAGCTTTCAATTGAGGACCTCGCGGCCTATCGAGCCGACCTTGAAGCTCTCCTTGATCAGGCACGCAACATCATTGATGGCCCAGAAACAGAAGAAATGAACACCAATGATGCCCGTTCTGAGCGTCACCATCATAATTCAAATAAAGAATCTATAGATCTTGAACCTGCTTTAGAAAAAAGCGGGGTGGCGGCGGGTGTGCCAGACGTGGACACGGATGAGCCTGTGGCTGACGTCGATGAACAGGACACAAGACACCTGCCAAAGATCCCGCTCCACCTGGTGATCGCGGCATGTCCCTCGCTTAAGACCTTCTACCAAGGTGAGATCCGGCATTGGCATCAGCTTTTCGATGCGGCGTGCCATGTGCGGCCAGCCATGGGGATTAGTGCGTCTGCATGGGAAGAAGCACAGCGGTTCATGGGTCCGGAGCAAGCGTCGATCGTCGTTGCTGCCATGCTGGAACGCTTCGCCGACATAAGATCGCCTGGTGGATACTTGCGAGCTCTGACTGCCAAAGCTGCGGCAGGCGAGTTTTCCTGTGGCCCAATGGTCATGGCATTGATTGGCCGGCGGAACGCGGCTTAACAGCTGTTAAACTCCGATCGCGTGCGGCTGGCATGGCAAAACTTAACAGCTGTTAAGTAGGCTCTCGGCACACAAGCGGTGTTCGAGAGAAAAAAGTTAGGGGGTTAAGGTGTGGCAGTATTTGAGACCGTGAAAGAGGCTTTCGCCTTCGTCGCGGCAAAGATCTGATGACGAGGGCATCCCGATCATCATGGTAAGATCTCAGCTGGTGACCATAGCTGCTAGTAGCGCAAAGGCGGCTAGCGAAGAACATACAGAGTGTTGCGCTGCAGCCAACCTAGGCTCCAGACTCATTGAGTTTCAGAGCCAAAAGAGGACTGTCGCGGCCAATGCAATGGCGGAAAGGAAGGTCTCCGGACAGCGGTCATATCGGGTCGCAACGCGGCGCCAATCCTTCAGCCGTCCAAACATGATCTCAATCCGATTGCGGCGTTTGTATCGGCGTTTGTCGTATTTCACAGTCTTCTTACGGGACTTTCGACCCGGAATGCAAACCTCTATCCCTTTGTCTTTGAATGCTTCTCGCAGCCAGTCGGCATCGTATCCCCGGTCCCCCAGGATCCAATCCGCCTTCGGCAGGCCGTCCAGCAGGGCCGCCGCACCGGTATAATCGCTCACCTGTCCGGCCGACATGAAGAACCGGATTGGCCGGCCCTTCGCATCTGTGACGGCATGCAGCTTGGTGTTTATGCCACCTTTCGTGCGACCTATCTGTCGCGCGCGCCCCCTTTTTTCACCGCCAAGCTGGAGGCTGTGCGGTGTGCTTTCAGGTAGGTGGCGTCTATCATGATTGTCTTGGTCTCAGCGCCTTCGGCCGCCAGACCCATCATGATCCGGGCGAACACCCCATTGTCGCTCCAGCGCTTCCAGCGGTTGTATAGGGTCTTTGCCGGTCCGTATTCCCTCGGCGCGTCGCACCATCGCAACCCATTGCGATTGATGAAGATTATTCCGCTCAGCACACGCCGGTCATCCACCCGGGGCCGGCCATGCGATTTTGGGAAGTAAGGTTCAAGGCGCGCCATCTGCGCGTCAGTCAGCCAGAAAAGGTTGCTCATTGATCAGTCTCCTTACGGAGCCTGAATCACGCCAAACAACCAAAATCAATGGGTCTGGAACCTACGCAGTTGCTCGCCTCCGCGGCCCCTGCCCTTTTCGATGTCTGAGATCTGATGATGAATACCCTTAACAATTGGCTCTACTCTATCCGGCGCCTGCTGACGGCGATTTGGAACCTGGCCTCGGATATTCGCTTGGCCTTCATCGGTGCTAATGCCTGAGAGGTAGGTTGTGGATGTCTGTTGCATGATATCGTGGCTACGGGCCGTAGCGCACAAGGAGCAGACGATCGATGGTTGCCAAAACCGTTTGACCAAGGGCTCGATCCTCGAATTCCAGCGCGCGGGGAAGGGGAGCCGGTAACTTCTCAGTCACTTCGATAATGGCGACATGGCCAGCGAGGCAATCGGTTCCTCAAGCGCAGCAGCTGGTTGCCAGCGGTCCCGCGTTCCACTGATTTGGTCGTAGTGGACGGCGAGGATATCACGGAACAGCGGGTGCAACTCAATCTCTTGATTTCATGACACCCGAACTCTTCAAAAGAGTGCTTTGATGTTGGCTGCGGAATGATCCGATCCATCCGGTGGATGAAAAAGATTTAATAACAATGGGTTATTGTGTTTTAGTGTTCGCAATGAGAAATTATGTCCATAACAGCCATCATTGACATGGTTTCCCTTTCCAGGGTGCCGATCCGCTACATCGGCGGGAAGCCAAAGCATCAGAACGCTTTATGAAGAAGTTGGCAGTTGCGGGCCGATTGAGCGGTTGGGGCAATCTCGTGAAGAAGGAGCCGCCACAGGTCTAGCCGATGGGGCCTGTGGAAGTTCTGATCCCGTCGTACCAGTACAGTTCGGTGGCGGTTGGGTGTTTCATGGGTTTGGTCCACGAAAAGTAAAAGTGTTCTTCGGGTTTTGTGACTGACGGATGAGGGCCTTTGGGGTCCCTCAGATGGGTCTGGGCCGGGTTCCGGTCTTCCGATCCTGATGAAGGGCATTCCCATGCAAACAGGTGTCTTGCGCGGGTGTTGTCACGTTAACCGAAGGGTTGGCTGGCAAGGCCGTAAATGAAGGTCTTAGGCGATGCTGGCTGCTACTTTCCACATGCGGAGAGCTTCCATCCGGTGGTAGCGAATGGTCAGGGCGGCGCGTCGGCGAGCTGGAACGGAGAAACAATTGCGGACGGCTGAATGGATGGACACGAAGCGTTGCAGGCCGCCTGGCGAGCGATGACCCTGCATCACGCGCTCTCGCTTTCGGAACGGTAAATGGCTGTTCTCGGCACGATTGTTGAGCCCCTTATGCGACCAGTGATCCAGATCGGGCAGGAGTTCGCGCTTGGCCGCGCCATATGAGCGGAGCTTGTCCGTTATAATCCGCTTGGGAACAGACCCCGCGCGTTTCATCAGCTTGCGCAAAAGCCGTTTGGCGGCCCGTTTGTCCCGCCGGGACTGGAGGATCTCGTCCAGAACAACGCCGCGTTGATCAACGGCGCGCCAGAGCCAGAACGTCTTGCCGGAAATCTTCACCACGACTTCGTCAAGATGCCAGATGTCGCCGGGGCGGCGCTGGCATCGCCGCAAGTTCCTCGCGATCTGCGGCCCGAATTTGGCCGTCCAGCGCCGAACCGTTTCATAGGAGACGTCGATGCCACGTTCGAGCAGCATCTCCTCAACCTCCCGCAGGCTCAGATTGAACCGGACGTACAGCCAGACCGCGTGGGCAATGATCGAAGGCGGGAACCGGTGCCGCTTGTAGCTGATGGAAGGTGTCTGCATCGCCGTGACCTACGTAGCAAACAGCAAGGAGGCAATCGCTACCCGATTAACGTGACAACTCCGGCGGGGGGGCTTAGAACCAAGGTCTACCAAACCTCAGCACCTTCAACTCTTAAGGTCTGTTCTAGCCTCTCCGAACATCGAGATCAACGAAAAAACGCGCTTGCGCGAACAATAAGGTCTTGCCCGGACGCCCCGTCTTTCAAAAAGAACGGAGCAGTGACATGACAATGAACCATGCGGCGCATGCCGCCCCCAGACCATCCCGGCCCGTGCTGCCTGATGGCATCACGTTCAATCACTTGATCGAGCTGATCGAGCGCCACGCACGCGCAGCATTCGGCCTCGGCCTTGCACGGCGCGATGCGCTCTTGCGCATGATGCGTGCTACGTCTGTGCACGATTGGACCGATCCGGATCGCGATCCGGTCTGTTTTCGGGCGCAACAGGATCTTGCCGCCGAGCTCGGCATCACGGATCGCGCCTTGCGCAATCATGAGCGGCAATTACAAGCCTGTGGGCTGATCGAGATCGACACGGCCGCTGATGGCCATCGCTCCGGTGTCGAGCTGGCCGGCGGTCGTCGTCTTGGGATCAATTTCGCCCCGCTGATCACCTGCGTCCTCGATCTCGTTAGACTCGACGCCGCACGCCAAGCGGAACAGCGTCGCTTCCAGGCGCTGCGGCTCGAATGCTCGGCCGCAAAGCGCGATGTTCGCCACGCAATCGAGCGGCTGATCGAGGTCGACCCCAAGAACGCCATCCTCGCATCCGCATTGCAAGATTTCGCGCGATGGCCCCGCCGCTATGCGTCGTTCCGCAGTATCGAGGCGCTTGAGGACCATCTTCAGGAGATCAGCAGAAACCGTGATCTGCTGTTAGAAATGCTGTCATGTCAGGAGAAATCTTCCGGCGTGACGGAATCCCAGGTTCCGGCGATCTTAAATACAAGGATAAATATATCTGAATTCTGTAGCGGTTCCTCCGCCAAGATAATACAGACGGCCCGCAAGCGGTCCGACGACAATTATGCCATGCCGATGCCTATCGGCACCGGCGATTGCAGAGAAAAAGATGATCTTCGGCCGGGCGACGGGCGCAAGCCGGCACTAACAGAGACATTCACGCCGGATCAGCTCTATCGGATGGCCTCAGATGACATGCGCCTTTACCTTGATGGGGTCTGTCGACCAGGAGATGCGCTGATAAACCACCATTTCGTCAAAGCAGCCATCACGATCTTGCCGGATCTCGGGATACACCCGACCGCATGGGATGCCGCCGCTGAAACCATGGGTAATCTCGCTGCCGCCCTGACTGTTCTGGTTATTGACGCCAATCGTTTCCGCGACGTTGATCCAGTCCGCAAGCCCGGCGCCATGCTGTGTGCCATGACGCGGATCGCGGCGCGCGGCGGGCTGAACCTGCACGGCAGTCTCATCAGGCTCAAGCAGTGGAAAATCTATGGACAGCGCGACGCAAGAAAGGTCTGAAATGCTAGGTTTCACTGCCTCGGCCATCGAACCTGACGGCCGGCCCAGGAAGAGCGCATGAAAGCCCGCAGTCTGAAAGCAGACGAGCGGACGCCGAAGCGCCCGCCCTCACCTTCGCAGCCATCGGCGTCCCCGCCTGTACTGCTTCGCCAGCATATCTGGTGGGAAAATGGCAATCAATTAGGATTACGAAGGCAGTTCTCGCACAGGCTGACGCTCGATACTTGCGTCTCGCTTTCA
This region includes:
- the repC gene encoding replication initiation protein RepC encodes the protein MTMNHAAHAAPRPSRPVLPDGITFNHLIELIERHARAAFGLGLARRDALLRMMRATSVHDWTDPDRDPVCFRAQQDLAAELGITDRALRNHERQLQACGLIEIDTAADGHRSGVELAGGRRLGINFAPLITCVLDLVRLDAARQAEQRRFQALRLECSAAKRDVRHAIERLIEVDPKNAILASALQDFARWPRRYASFRSIEALEDHLQEISRNRDLLLEMLSCQEKSSGVTESQVPAILNTRINISEFCSGSSAKIIQTARKRSDDNYAMPMPIGTGDCREKDDLRPGDGRKPALTETFTPDQLYRMASDDMRLYLDGVCRPGDALINHHFVKAAITILPDLGIHPTAWDAAAETMGNLAAALTVLVIDANRFRDVDPVRKPGAMLCAMTRIAARGGLNLHGSLIRLKQWKIYGQRDARKV
- a CDS encoding IS5 family transposase (programmed frameshift) — translated: MSNLFWLTDAQMARLEPYFPKSHGRPRVDDRRVLSGIIFINRNGLRWCDAPREYGPAKTLYNRWKRWSDNGVFARIMMGLAAEGAETKTIMIDATYLKAHRTASSLAVKKGGGARQIGRTKGGINTKLHAVTDAKGRPIRFFMSAGQVSDYTGAAALLDGLPKADWILGDRGYDADWLREAFKDKGIEVCIPGRKSRKKTVKYDKRRYKRRNRIEIMFGRLKDWRRVATRYDRCPETFLSAIALAATVLFWL
- a CDS encoding IS6 family transposase, which encodes MQTPSISYKRHRFPPSIIAHAVWLYVRFNLSLREVEEMLLERGIDVSYETVRRWTAKFGPQIARNLRRCQRRPGDIWHLDEVVVKISGKTFWLWRAVDQRGVVLDEILQSRRDKRAAKRLLRKLMKRAGSVPKRIITDKLRSYGAAKRELLPDLDHWSHKGLNNRAENSHLPFRKRERVMQGHRSPGGLQRFVSIHSAVRNCFSVPARRRAALTIRYHRMEALRMWKVAASIA
- the repC gene encoding plasmid replication protein RepC, with product MEYTPISPFMRPISHAHLRVIERPEASVPARPVNKWELLRELSKAQAAFGVSERDLTVLQGLLSFFPDDALGGNAEMVVFPSNKAICERLNGMPCSTMRRHLARLVEAGLLQRRDSPNGKRYVRKHGEDRVAFGFDLSPLYCQSEEIARAAEAVREGEERVRRLREVVSLMRRDLAALAEFGDEIQPGLGFWDQLRDKAALTARALRRKLSIEDLAAYRADLEALLDQARNIIDGPETEEMNTNDARSERHHHNSNKESIDLEPALEKSGVAAGVPDVDTDEPVADVDEQDTRHLPKIPLHLVIAACPSLKTFYQGEIRHWHQLFDAACHVRPAMGISASAWEEAQRFMGPEQASIVVAAMLERFADIRSPGGYLRALTAKAAAGEFSCGPMVMALIGRRNAA